One window of the Triticum dicoccoides isolate Atlit2015 ecotype Zavitan chromosome 3B, WEW_v2.0, whole genome shotgun sequence genome contains the following:
- the LOC119277074 gene encoding uncharacterized protein LOC119277074: MTTKAKLGELMWEHRLRAAAAVAFLAVAVVSISAVGPRLGAVVSFFWPLLVSTAFFLVAITVLLRISPPPSGAEESGKEIIDFVAGCRPEHLLPEASATVEVPPEPEI; this comes from the coding sequence ATGACGACGAAGGCGAAGCTCGGGGAGCTAATGTGGGAGCACCGgctgcgtgcggcggcggcggtggcgttcctcgccgtcgccgtggtgtcGATCTCCGCCGTCGGGCCCAGGCTCGGCGCCGTGGTCTCCTTCTTCTGGCCGCTGCTCGTCTCCACGGCCTTCTTCCTCGTGGCCATCACCGTGCTGCTCCGGATCTCGCCGCCGCCCAGCGGCGCGGAGGAGTCCGGCAAGGAGATCATCGACTTCGTCGCCGGGTGCCGCCCCGAGCACCTCCTCCCGGAGGCGTCCGCCACCGTGGAGGTGCCGCCGGAGCCGGAGATCTGa
- the LOC119279655 gene encoding protein FAR-RED IMPAIRED RESPONSE 1-like has product MTIINFFMIIGMDDGTVGVQESSDMCISSDDDGIKQQNERSAELEHEHSEAQPDALVAEPELGMAFDTENEVREYYIKYAKAKGFGVTRRSSHSDDNGQLKYLTLSCSRYGKTQSKSRNMLKPNPTAGIGCKAKINIARGPDGKLHLSTAILDHNHTLSPQKSRLFRCNKKLDFHVKRRLELNDHAGIRVNKNFNSFVVAADGHDNLTFGEKNCRNFLEKTRRLKLGSGDAEAVRDYFVKMQSNPNFFSVMDVDDECRLRNVFWADARSRAVYESFHDVITFDTTYLMNKYDMPFACFVGVNHHGHSVLLGCALLSNEDTATFVWLFNEEEFEVKCSCRRFEFRGILCRHILCVLTHMKIKEVPPQYIHDRWKKNVKRKHNFIRCTYGGMEDTPVAKRFDRLCESFYPIAEIGAMSDASCNSLTEKLHALKIEYSSNSISENDKNQVGTQEDAPSDGKTTSKTILSPIPVRCAGRPPSLRKESKVDKLIRQANDKKKKAEQRDKKKAEQEKKKAEQRDKKKAEQEKKKAEQKAHSTNLNNKRCNNKRKQPEDDIVQQDVMDYASQEGVYLQGGASSSIPEGSFEVGTTTGNINPTPTAAIPYGGSSTMVMPPILGEYTSMLFQVQQGSTPMSGPTELHFDGTGGLSNTTDQS; this is encoded by the exons ATGACAATAATTAATTTTTTCATGATTATAGGAATGGATGATGGAACGGTTGGTGTTCAAGAATCAAGTGACATGTGTATTTCAAGCGATGATGATGGCATTAAGCAACAAAATGAACGCAGCGCAGAACTTGAACATGAACATAGCGAAGCTCAACCAGATGCATTAGTTGCAGAACCTGAATTGGGGATGGCCTTTGACACCGAGAATGAGGTgcgagagtattacatcaaatatgctAAAGCAAAAGGCTTTGGTGTGACGAGAAGAAGTTCACACAGTGATGATAATGGGCAACTGAAGTACCTTACACTTTCTTGCTCTCGCTATGGTAAGACTCAATCGAAGTCAAGAAATATGTTGAAGCCAAATCCAACAGCCGGGATAGGATGTAAAGCTAAAATTAATATTGCACGTGGTCCGGATGGGAAGCTTCATCTTTCAACGGCGATTTTGGATCATAATCACACATTGAGTCCACAAAAATCTCGGTTATTCAGATGCAATAAAAAGTTAGATTTCCATGTCAAGAGAAGGCTTGAGCTGAATGACCACGCTGGAATACGAGTAAACAAGAATTTTAATTCATTTGTTGTGGCAGCAGATGGTCATGACAACCTGACTTTTGGTGAGAAAAATTGTCGCAATTTTCTAGAGAAAACTAGAAGGTTAAAACTTGGTAGCGGTGATGCTGAAGCGGTTCGCGACTATTTTGTCAAAATGCAATCCAATCCAAATTTTTTTAGTGTCATGGATGTTGATGATGAATGCCGACTTAGGAATGTTTTTTGGGCTGATGCCAGAAGTAGAGCTGTGTATGAGTCTTTTCATGATGTCATTACTTTTGACACGACATATTTGATGAACAAATATGATATGCCTTTTGCTTGTTTTGTTGGTGTGAATCATCATGGCCATTCAGTGCTACTTGGGTGTGCTTTATTATCAAATGAAGATACTGCAACATTTGTCTGGTTA TTCAATGAGGAAGAGTTTGAAGTTAAGTGTTCATGTCGCCGCTTTGAGTTCAGAGGTATTCTCTGTAGGCATATATTATGTGTGCTCACTCACATGAAAATAAAGGAGGTTCCTCCACAATACATCCATGATCGGTGGAAAAAGAATGTGAAAAGAAAGCATAACTTTATCAGATGCACATATGGCGGCATGGAAGACACACCTGTTGCAAAACGCTTTGATAGATTGTGTGAATCTTTCTACCCAATTGCGGAGATAGGCGCCATGTCAGATGCTTCATGCAATTCTTTGACTGAAAAGCTTCACGCTCTCAAAATTGAGTACTCTAGCAACTCAATTTCTGAAAATGACAAGAATCAGGTTGGCACACAGGAAGATGCGCCATCAGATGGGAAGACAACAAGTAAAACTATTCTAAGTCCAATACCTGTTAGATGTGCTGGACGTCCTCCTTCATTGAGAAAGGAATCGAAGGTTGATAAGCTTATTCGTCAAGCAAACGATAAGAAGAAGAAAGCTGAACAAAGGGACAAGAAAAAAGCAGAACAGGAGAAAAAGAAAGCTGAACAAAGGGACAAGAAAAAGGCAGAACAGGAGAAGAAGAAAGCTGAACAGAAG GCTCACTCCACAAATTTAAACAACAAAAGGTGCAATAATAAAAGAAAACAACCAGAGGATGATATTGTACAACAAGATGTTATGGATTATGCG AGTCAGGAAGGTGTTTATTTGCAAGGTGGAGCTTCTAGTAGCATACCTGAG GGATCATTTGAGGTGGGCACTACCACTGGCAACATAAATCCAACACCAACAGCTGCAATACCGTATGGAGGTTCATCGACAATGGTTATGCCTCCAATTCTAGGAGAATATACAAGCATGTTGTTTCAAGTTCAGCAAGGATCGACTCCAATGTCCGGTCCTACAGAATTACACTTTGATGGAACTGGAGGGCTGAGCAATACGACGGACCAGAGTTAA